The proteins below are encoded in one region of Paraburkholderia aromaticivorans:
- the tssG gene encoding type VI secretion system baseplate subunit TssG: MSAKLIEGLLAKPWRYGFFALMRRINANPATYPVGAALLPQAETFRVGQKPSLIFAPSEVAEARIKGNKLHIRLHSLGMMGPNGPLPIHVTEIAREREELRGDATLCNFLDIFHHRSLSLLYRAWASAQATASLDRPDHDRFSFYIGCLSGASPRQNRTVMLPSHARLASGAHLVCEARNPDALAMAVAHHFGVPARIEEWSLHWTVLPPELQCRTGQERMSAALGGGAVLGEQVPGKMHRFCLVLGPLDIGTYHSFTPRGADLLRLVALVRAYMGLEYEWMLELQIRPHEATPARLGGRQQLGWSGWLGESPTGGPVVGMRFEPERYVAQLVGNTAKGQ; this comes from the coding sequence ATGTCAGCAAAACTGATTGAAGGGTTGCTGGCGAAGCCATGGCGCTACGGGTTTTTCGCGCTCATGCGCCGCATCAATGCGAACCCCGCCACCTATCCGGTCGGCGCGGCACTCCTGCCGCAGGCGGAAACCTTTCGCGTCGGCCAGAAACCCAGCCTTATCTTTGCGCCGAGCGAGGTCGCGGAAGCCAGGATCAAGGGCAACAAGTTGCATATCCGGCTTCACAGCCTGGGCATGATGGGCCCCAACGGGCCGTTGCCAATCCATGTCACGGAGATCGCACGCGAGCGCGAAGAGCTTCGGGGAGACGCGACGCTGTGCAACTTTCTCGACATCTTCCATCACCGCTCGCTCTCGCTCCTGTACCGTGCCTGGGCGTCGGCGCAGGCGACGGCGAGTCTCGACCGGCCCGATCACGATCGCTTCTCGTTCTACATCGGCTGTCTTTCCGGGGCGTCACCGCGACAGAACCGTACTGTGATGCTGCCCTCGCATGCACGCCTCGCGTCGGGCGCGCATCTGGTGTGCGAGGCCCGCAACCCGGACGCGCTCGCCATGGCGGTCGCGCATCACTTTGGCGTGCCCGCGCGCATCGAGGAGTGGTCGCTGCATTGGACCGTACTGCCGCCGGAGCTTCAGTGCAGGACGGGGCAGGAGCGCATGTCCGCCGCCCTGGGGGGAGGGGCGGTGCTGGGCGAGCAGGTGCCTGGCAAGATGCATCGGTTCTGCCTCGTGCTCGGGCCGCTCGACATCGGGACGTACCACAGCTTTACACCACGCGGCGCCGACCTGCTGCGGCTGGTCGCGCTGGTACGGGCGTACATGGGCCTGGAATACGAGTGGATGCTGGAACTGCAGATCAGGCCGCATGAGGCGACGCCCGCAAGGCTGGGGGGCCGCCAGCAGCTCGGCTGGTCGGGGTGGCTAGGGGAGTCGCCTACGGGCGGGCCGGTCGTCGGCATGCGCTTCGAGCCGGAGCGTTATGTGGCCCAGCTTGTGGGGAACACGGCAAAGGGGCAATGA